A genomic region of Candidatus Pseudomonas phytovorans contains the following coding sequences:
- the arcC gene encoding carbamate kinase has translation MRIVVALGGNALLRRGEPMTADNQRANIRTATEQIAKIHPGNELVIAHGNGPQVGLLSLQALSYKPDEAYPLDVLGAETEGMIGYMIEQELGNLLAFEVPFATLLTQVEVDANDPAFKDPTKFIGPVYAKEEAERLAKEKGWVVKPDGDKYRRVVASPKPKRIFEIRPIKWLLEKKSIVICAGGGGIPTMYDENRKLKGIEAVIDKDLCSALLAEQLEADLLIIATDVDAAYIDWGKPTQKAIAQAHPDELERLGFAAGSMGPKVQAASDFARNTGKVAVISSLENIEDIVKGTAGTRVSTAKPGISYR, from the coding sequence ATGCGTATCGTTGTTGCATTGGGCGGCAACGCCCTGCTGCGTCGCGGCGAGCCCATGACCGCTGACAACCAGCGTGCCAATATCCGTACCGCTACCGAGCAAATCGCCAAGATCCACCCGGGCAACGAACTGGTCATCGCCCACGGCAACGGCCCGCAAGTTGGCCTGCTGTCACTTCAGGCCCTGTCCTACAAGCCCGACGAGGCCTATCCGCTGGACGTGCTGGGTGCCGAAACCGAGGGCATGATCGGCTACATGATCGAACAGGAACTGGGAAACCTGTTGGCCTTCGAGGTGCCGTTCGCTACCCTGCTGACCCAGGTGGAAGTAGACGCCAACGACCCCGCCTTCAAGGACCCGACCAAGTTCATCGGCCCGGTCTACGCCAAGGAAGAGGCCGAGCGCCTGGCCAAGGAAAAGGGCTGGGTGGTCAAGCCGGACGGCGACAAATACCGCCGCGTGGTGGCCAGCCCGAAACCCAAGCGCATCTTTGAAATCCGCCCGATCAAGTGGCTGCTGGAAAAGAAAAGCATCGTGATTTGCGCAGGCGGTGGCGGCATCCCCACCATGTACGATGAAAACCGCAAGCTCAAAGGCATCGAAGCGGTGATCGACAAGGACCTGTGCTCGGCTTTGCTGGCAGAGCAGTTGGAAGCCGACCTTTTGATAATCGCCACCGACGTCGATGCGGCCTACATTGACTGGGGCAAGCCGACGCAAAAAGCCATTGCCCAGGCCCACCCCGACGAACTCGAACGGCTGGGCTTCGCCGCTGGCTCCATGGGGCCGAAGGTGCAGGCCGCCAGTGACTTTGCCCGCAACACTGGCAAAGTGGCGGTGATCAGCTCGCTGGAGAACATTGAAGACATTGTGAAAGGCACCGCCGGCACACGGGTTTCCACCGCGAAGCCGGGGATCAGCTACCGTTGA
- a CDS encoding DUF5064 family protein, which translates to MAQYHPGHVHIERTALNPADHSYDLNIEYEAVSDPKEGRGIQFHMHGSIEGKLVEEKFFLPKDQVLPSFLMLLTRKAQSYLAPPKKFETLSSPHKLYDYMFADIREKLDVKSGDPIKPEHLE; encoded by the coding sequence ATGGCCCAGTACCACCCCGGTCATGTACACATCGAGCGCACTGCGCTGAACCCGGCAGACCACAGCTACGACCTGAACATCGAATATGAAGCAGTGTCGGATCCCAAGGAAGGCAGAGGCATTCAGTTCCACATGCATGGCAGCATCGAAGGCAAGCTGGTGGAAGAGAAGTTCTTCCTCCCCAAGGACCAGGTGTTGCCAAGCTTTCTCATGCTGCTGACCCGCAAGGCGCAGTCGTATCTGGCGCCGCCGAAGAAATTCGAGACCCTGAGTTCCCCGCACAAGCTCTATGACTACATGTTTGCGGACATTCGCGAAAAGCTTGATGTGAAATCGGGTGACCCGATCAAGCCTGAGCATCTGGAGTGA